Sequence from the Actinomycetota bacterium genome:
NNNNNNNNNNNNNNNNNNNNNNNNNNNNNNNNNNNNNNNNNNNNNNNNNNCGCTCGGCGTCGGCCTGGACGACCTGCAGGTTCAACGTCGTCACCCGCTGATGTCCGACGCGCCCGGCCATCTTCGTACCCTTGAACACGCGCGATGGCGTGGCGCACGCGCCGATGGCGCCCGGCGCGCGGTGCACCTTGTGGGCGCCGTGACCCGCGCCCATCCCGCTGAAGTTGTGACGCTTCATCACGCCCGTGAACCCCTTGCCCTTGCTCACCGCGGTCACGTCGACGTGATCGCCCGGGGTGAGCAGGTCGACCTTGATCTCCTGGCCCACCTGATAGTCGCTCGGGTTGTCGAGCCGCAGCTCGACCAGACGCCGCCCCGCCTCGACGCCCGCCTTGGCGAAGTGACCCGCCTCCGGCCTCGTCAATCGCTTCGCCTGGATCACGCCGAAGGTGACCTGCACCGCGCTGTAGCCGTCGTGCTCGGGTGTCTTCACCTGCACCACCCGGCAGGGCGCGACCTTGACGACGGTGACGGGGATGGCGCGGTTCTGCTCGTCCCAGACCTGGGTCATCCCGAGCTTCTCGCCCACGATCGCCTTCGTCGCCATCTCTCGTTNNNNNNNNNNNNNNNNNNNNNNNNNNNNNNNNNNNNNNNNNNNNNNNNNNNNNNNNNNNNNNNNNNNNNNNNNNNNNNNNNNNNNNNNNNNNNNNNNNNNNNNNNNNNNNNNNNNNNNNNNNNNNNNNNNNNNNNNNNNNNNNNNNNNNNNNNNNNNNNNNNNNNNNNNNNNNNNNNNNNNNNNNNNNNNNNNNNNNNNNNNNNNNNNNNNNNNNNNNNNNNNNNNNNNNNNNNNNNNNNNNNNNNNNNNNNNNNNNNNNNNNNNNNNNNNNNNNNNNNNNNNNNNNNNNNNNCGCATCTCGAAGTGCTCGCGGCTGTCCTTGTCCTTGTGCGGCGAGCGGATCACCGTGTAGCGCCGCTTCTCGGTGGGCAGCGGCACCGGGCCCCGCACCTTCGCCTGGGTGCGGACCA
This genomic interval carries:
- the rpsJ gene encoding 30S ribosomal protein S10, which encodes MAEANRQKIRIRLKAYDHEIIDQSTKKIVETVVRTQAKVRGPVPLPTEKRRYTVIRSPHKDKDSREHFEMR
- the rplC gene encoding 50S ribosomal protein L3 → MATKAIVGEKLGMTQVWDEQNRAIPVTVVKVAPCRVVQVKTPEHDGYSAVQVTFGVIQAKRLTRPEAGHFAKAGVEAGRRLVELRLDNPSDYQVGQEIKVDLLTPGDHVDVTAVSKGKGFTGVMKRHNFSGMGAGHGAHKVHRAPGAIGACATPSRVFKGTKMAGRVGHQRVTTLNLQVVQADAER